From Haloglomus litoreum, the proteins below share one genomic window:
- a CDS encoding DUF7528 family protein, producing the protein MDLSDRRIDDRRDPTGNRCRSTHTGRPARSAVAARRRVEKFCGCELTVRSEDGSVVLGIDGDDHVLSDGAAARVRESLGDALQEERTFVHTAGERRPDGTYVVRRRGAESAGHRKVFDSRVELRALFERLPAEFTAADVGTDGLSGGRRHMVLRHLAEHPAFDCSLIRRQPLTARKHPSGGGES; encoded by the coding sequence GTGGACCTGTCCGACCGCCGGATTGATGACCGACGTGACCCTACTGGGAACCGATGTCGTTCGACGCACACCGGTCGGCCGGCGAGGAGTGCCGTCGCCGCGAGGCGGCGGGTCGAGAAATTCTGCGGCTGTGAGCTGACGGTCCGGAGCGAGGACGGGTCGGTCGTCCTGGGCATCGACGGCGACGACCACGTCCTCTCCGACGGAGCGGCCGCGCGGGTGCGCGAGTCGCTCGGCGACGCACTGCAGGAGGAGCGGACCTTCGTCCACACGGCGGGCGAGCGCCGTCCCGACGGCACGTACGTCGTCAGGCGCCGGGGCGCCGAGTCGGCGGGCCACCGGAAGGTGTTCGACTCGCGCGTGGAACTGCGCGCGCTGTTCGAGCGCCTCCCGGCGGAGTTCACGGCCGCCGACGTCGGGACGGACGGACTCAGCGGTGGCCGGCGCCACATGGTCCTCCGGCACCTCGCGGAGCACCCCGCGTTCGACTGCTCGCTGATCCGCCGGCAGCCACTGACCGCCCGCAAGCA